ttcaGCTGTTGGAACGTGCGTAAAACGGGGAAATTAAGAAGAATTTGAGGATGTTTTTGCATGAAGTGAAATTTTAGCCAAcgtccagtaaaaaaaaatgggttTTAGTTGTCCTGGTAACGATTTGGAAATGTTGCCTTTGGAGAGATATCATTTTAATATCTGTCGGCCTATAGAAATTAAATGGGATAACGCCATTAACCATCAGGCTAAACTGCGTTGTTTGGAGTTTTATTGTCAAATCAATAATTAACCTAAAAGTCATTAATTGGTTTTAAAATATTCTGAGACAGTCTCTTAAACAGGGCAAAGATATTTACAGAAATTTTAACATCGTAGACTGACAAGAAGCCCATCGGGATTTCAGGCTCGGTGTTACGCCATAAAACTCCCCCCTGTCAAAATGTGCCCCCTCCTCCTTATTGAACCTTTCCTACACTTTCTCTGGGTTATATGAATAAAATGAGAACGTAATCGGCTTCTCCAAAGGCTTGGCTAGTTTAATGCCACGTTTTTTCGTCTTTATTCGatgtaaaaacatatataacagtACAAGACGTGATACGCTATCTTCAGGtcactgcaaataaaaaatatcgtGTCGCATCTTGGTATTAAAGAGTATTAGGATTATTAGTAACGAGATAACTATGGCGCAGATTAAGTTCATATTTTTGCagaaattcttaaaaaaaaaaaaaaaaaaaaaaaaaaaatccacactgatatttgtgttttttgcaataATAATGGTTTCggtattgtttgttgtttgttgagattgttttttaattaattaaaatgatgtaaaaatAGCATGTTGCGTTTTGCATTGTTTTAGATGTTAGATGTCCTGTCTAGTCAGGACTTTGTAGAAGCCATTTACGTTGTCACTTTATTCGTATTATCCAGAGAAAACGCGCAAAAAAGATTCgcaaaggagaaggagaaggagggagggggcacaGTTTGACAGGGGGGACTTTTATGGCGTAACACTGGTCTGAAATCCCAAAAAGCTACTTCTCAGTCTGTAATGTTTTCATTTCTGTTCATATCTGTCCCCTTTTATGACATAACACTGGGCCCAGAGCAGAGGGACGTGTCTTGgcgcattttattttcaacgtGAGAAACTCCACAAATACAAAGGTGTATTTATGTGAATTACTACGACATGTGAGAGATTTATCGCGTCTGCAGCGCGCGGCTGTGCGTCAGCAGACATCAGCGCGTGCGCGGATGTCTCAGTTTGTGCTCACGTTTCTCAGTTTGTGCTTAAGGACCACATATGATTATAGTGATTTATGAGAGATGTCAAAACGTCTCAGTGCGTCAGGTACATGTGGAACAAGGAACAAGCAACTGTAAGACTTAGTCAGCTTATGCTTACAGGGTgataaataaagtacaaaatcCTATCCAAGTATCGAAAGTGTCACCGGTGTGGGACTACTGCAGTAGTATTCACCGTCTCTTGAGTCATGACACTCAAGAGACGGTGAATACGATTAGCGTTTCATGTCACAACGCTGTTCCACAACTTTGCATACAATTTGTGAAACaacttaaataatataaaagctttaatttagtttaaatattGTGCAACAAATCCCCTAAGTGCAGAGGAACATAATCATATAGTAATAAAGTCACATTCCATCACTGTTTATTGTGCATGTGAAGAATGCCACAGCGCGTGTGCGTAAACGTGCCCGTgcccacaccacacacaccacacacacacacacacacccccacacacccacacaccacacaccacacacacacatcacacacacgcCTTTAAACCCCATGTGTAAAACGAAGTTAGCCACGTTTAAAGAGAAATCGGGCCTATTTAACATCGCGTTTTAATGTCGCAATTTTCaggtcaagaaaaaaaaactgctttgaTCTAAATTTTCATTGCAGTAAAATGATTTAACATCGTTATAAAATATGGCATTTAAATCATAAATGTGCTGCATAAAATTTCTCAAGAAATTGGCTCAACAATTTGTGCATAAAAGTTTTCTAtagatttgtaaataaatacaaactaaatttATTCAAAGCCTACAATAGTTCTTAAACTGAATATTTGGTATTTAAGTTGACAATGTCAGATAAAGAACTGCTGCATTATACCAATGATCATTTTATAAAATTGTGTGAAAATCCCACGCGTAAAATGTCGAAAATGACTATGAAATCTGATTGGTggtgcataaaaatgaattacgCAGTTCCCACAAAGAGAAGAATTTAAAAACGACTGTACATAAAATGAGGCAAACGTGGAGAGGATTAAAGCTGTGCGTAAAAGACGCGCTCTCAACTGGAAGAAAGGCAGTGCGCTCCAGGTCAGTGCAGAGGTGAGGATAATTAACACTCCGGTCTAATGTTTAAATCTGAGAGAAATCTGAACagaattttagtttttaaaatattcaaaaatgaatAGTCTTATTTACAGTATAACTAAAGTATAAACCAAATTATAAAGCAGCAGGTCAAACTGTTACTGAGACATTTACGCGCATTTCTTATTCCTTCAAACATTGACATTGAacattaagatttttttttttttttttttttttttttcaatattgtttttgtttcagtattatttttGTTCCAATATTAGTTGTAAATATATGATTTGTAGACTACACAGTGGCTCCCGCTGAGGTGCAGTTCAGGGTAAGTGCAGCCTGTTTATTTACATggttttatttcatgtatttcatgtatttgtttttggcGACATGAAATTCTAAGATtagcttttttatttaaactcgTTGCATTCTTGAACCGTGTCTGTCTCTTGAATAAAACACAGTTATTTTTCATAAATCAATAATCATTTAcgcatcagatctgtggaacgTCTCACCTGCGAACCTGTGCGTCAAGTAGCGTCCCCGGAGCAGCCAAGAGCCCGGGTAAAAACCCAGACCCGCGTGCGTCTGTGGCGGAACTTGCAGCGCGTGCAGcggcgtgtgcgtgtgtgttccGGGCTCGTGCAACATGACGTCGTGTCCAGTGGGAAAGAGGCGCGCGCCACCGAATGCTCCGGCCGCGGATACCGCGTGCAGCGCGTCCGTGAAGCGCAGCGCCGTGGGCCTGAGCGGCTCTTCCTGGACACGCGCCGGCCCGTGACCCGAGCCCAGACCCGGACCCGAGCACGACTTTCCCACGAGCGCCTCAATACTGAAGGCCTTCCGCGGGGATGGTCCCGGGAACATGGTCCAAGTCCTACTCCTGAGGGGTCTAAACCGGCTTAGTCCAggattagtcctggtgtaaACTTGTGCCCGAGTGTAGCACTTTAGTCCCTTTAAACCAGAGGTTTAGAGCTGCAGAGTCCTGTCTGGTCCTGAAGACTCCAGGTCCCTGGAAAGTCCTGGTGCCGCTCAGTCCTGGGAGAAGTCTGATTTGTCAGGAGTAAATCCTGTGGGCTGCTGCGGGCTACAAGTGTAAACAAACTCTTTCTGCTTCGGGTTTAGTGCAGATTTATCACggatccaggtttagtcccagcgTGGGTCACATCCAGACCTGTGCCAGACCCATAACTCCACTGcgatccctccctcctctctgtccggGAAACGATGCTCCTGGTGCGGCCTCAGCTGCAGTGCGCTTCGGGGACGTGTTGATCCAGTACCGGTTGTATTCAGCGTCCTGAGGGCTGTGTGCGGGAGGAGCGCACTGTGTCTGGGCTGCAGAGCTGCGGAGACTCGGTGCTCTTCGGATGAGGCAAAGTATGAGCCCGGTTTGAGAGCGCCTCGGAGCGGATACCTGCCCAGCTCCGCCCCCGGAGGCAGAGGTGCACAGGGCATGCGCAGTACGCATGCTGTGCACTTCAGGGATttatcatgacatcacgaggagAGAGACTTCTCGTCAACATTAGTCACATTATTCAATGTCAATGGAGGATATGACGTCATGATTATAGCAAAACAAACTCCACATTACACTGAAGATTAGTGTGTAATTATCAGTGTTTTAGTTAGTCACGTGGTTTAAACTTTTCATCCTGAGTTAACATAGTTTAACCCTTAAATACAGGTCCTGGGCTTGTCTCTTGTGTAACATTtcctctagtttagtcctgatgtagtcctaaAATAGCTCTGGCTaagtctagtcctgctttattcttggtttagccctggtatagtccaggtttagtccaggtttagtccatgtttagtcctttagCTGGTTGTGGCTTTGTAGTTTTGCTGTGGTGTAGTCCTAATTTAGTGCTGTCTgcactggtttagctctggtttagctctggttttgtggctttctgattggataatatagatacaatatatatagttacatacagttattttaatacaatgaaataaataaatcaaatcagaaTGAGATAATACAGGGAATGGTGATAAGGGTTAAACATTAGaacattgtttattattatgttgtactttattttttagggatgcactgatccgaTTCTGGTATTGGATATCGGtgccaatactgaaaaatatgCTGCTTCAAACTATCGGTTCagttgatatcctggttggatgTATAAATGATGTGTTAAGACCCAGAAAGCCTCAGAAtctttgaatttttatttatacaaagttgttgaCTTAAGTGATTAATAACAGCTACAAAACAcatctggatcagttttgtctcattttattttgtttaaaggcTACAGTATCGgatcggtatcagaactgagAAAGATGAatctcagtttatttttgtagatttttaagCAGGACGAcacatcacacaaataaaatgtaattaaaatgtaattaagacAAGACACTGCAGGAGAAGCTCAGAGGTATCTGTCTGAAACTCCTGCTGTGGTTCACtcacataaatgtaagaaaaaagtaTATGTCAAGTTTTTTATCATGTGATATTCTCACATAAAAAATAAgccattttatgtgtaaaactgGACAGAATTGACCATTTTTGGGACATTCAAAACAGGAACATGAAAAAGCCAAGTTAAAAtttcttgcttcattttgttatttagtaTTTGACTAAACTAGATCCAACTGAAAATTTGCCAAATTTCATCAaattttttggagttaaaacttgaataagaCTTGGAtttagatataaaataaataaataaataaatcttcagTAAATTTCATCAAAATCTCATTAAGCACCAGATTACGCCCTTAGAAAACGTCCTTCAAAGTGTCTCATGTAACTCTAAGGAGCCaagttgattaaattaaatattaaaacgcATTTCACTGCAGTGTGgataattttgttgtttccacatgaaatCTTGTTGCCAAGagacaaaactgacaaaaaacaaaacattaaaaaaaaagagttttgccTGTAGGTCGTGAGTTACAGtttaatagattatttataCCTGAATTTATATTGAGCTAAACTAACAGTAAATGACTCATACACATCAGTACGAGAGCCAGACTAAAGCTCTTTTCACTATAGTGTCAGTCCTATGCATAtttcctgttagcattagcacgtgTAGCTGTGGCTTGGGATAAACTGTTGTGACTAATGAGTTTGTGTAGCCCCCCACAGAGACCCCAGTGTGTCGCTGTGTTAGCCCCATGTGAACAAAGATCCCCCCCAGGACTCTTccactggttcagtcctggtctagtccggttTTAGACCTTtctgactcctgctttagtcctggtttagtctaggttaagtcctggtttagtcctggttgagtcctgttttaatcctggtttaatcttgttttagtcttggttcagtccagtccagttttgtcctgctttagttctgttttagtcctggttctgtcctgattTTGTTCCACTTTAATCCATCTTTGTCcggttttactcctggtttagccctgttttagccctgctttagacttgctttagtcctggtttagtcctggtttagcactgctttagccctggtttagccctgctttagacctgcttttgtcctgctcTTGTCTTGTTTTAGCTCTGCTTTTGTCCCactttagtctcggtttagtcctgctttggtcctggtttagtcctgctttagtcctgctttagtcctgttttagtcctgctttagtcctgttttagtcctgttttagtcctgttttagtcctgctttagtcctgttttagtcctgttttagtcctgctttagtcctgctttagtccttggtGTTATGAACCTAAACCAACACTTGACACATGTGCTGGATCTCATTATACAACCATAgcactcaccttatgcattcagagcatcctaattacacAACAAGAGTTtagaagcacttttcacaactctcagagaccagagcagtctgccatggtgatgctaacaacaacactaGCATTTTAactgtgtacttcctgattatcaaataATAAAACGTATTTTGGCTTCAAGagatgcttatacaatatatttgtactgaggGAGGACACATTTTGGGAACATATCAGGGACAGGGTCTTTAATCTGGacgtgatgaggaaataacattatacaaAGAAATGGTTTATGCCGAGAGGATTTCTGAGCCAGTGTCTGGTACTGTTCCCGTGGCGATcgtttgagtgacaggtgatGGGCTCCTTGTTGAccctggggtcaaaggtcagggcaAGCTGTGAGAATCTCCACAGGAAACACTTGAGGCGCATTAGCACTCCACCTCCACACCTtagactaaagcaggtttataactggactaaaccacgtctatagcaggactaaaacaggtctaaagctggactaagccagatctaaaccagatctaaaccaggtctaaaccaggtctaaagcaggtctaaagcaggtcaaaaccaggactgagccaagactgagccaggactaactcagggtCTAAATCATGGCCTAAACCTCGGACTGTTATATAATGTTATAGCAAATCTAGAACTAAAatagacaggactaaacaggactaaaaccagaactataGGTCCAACAAACCAGGCTCTAACAGAACTGAATCTATAACTAGATTCTCCCAGGACTATCCACCTCTCACTTCTATTCACTCACTTCACACTTGAAGTGAGTGGAGAGGGATTATAGCACTCTGCTGACCCTTGGTGGTAGGTCAGAGTAATTACCAATATGTGCTCAGAAATAAACTGGGGAATTTATGAAGAACCAATCTCTTGATGGAACCGTATGTAAGATTTGATTTCAAATTCTATAAACATGACCTGTGTCCCCTGATATGAAGTAAACAtggtcaaatcaaatataacttttactgataactgtAACACTGacttattacaaaaacattggacatgatgtacAAGCTGTTTgttatattttggtgttttggttcaagatgattatccaatcagaaagcagaatgaactccacatgagtctctcatttgtgttgccagtttcagtgctgaaatccagttggtttgaaaataaaatgcctctctctgatctgaatggtcattacctaaaccccagcacctgcagccaatcatgaatcagcctctgcagctcagtgagtgaattctggaggttctttcacatgaggcccgTCCATAAACTGACAATGGgacacacttgtatgtgtctgtctgcaggttaaggctctggacacacaggctcAGTTGTTGTtgtaccattttaaacaaataagaGTTCAGGGTACATGGATTTCCTGTAATAAATATCAGCCAATTACTCAGGAGGCAAACCACAGGCTATGGGGTAacgcaggtctaaaccaggactgagcttAGTCTAGGGTGAAAACCAAACcagtttctaaaaaaaaaaaaggctcatGGACCtgtaccaggtctaaaccaccaCTGAATCTACGGTAGTCCAATAAATCACACAATCCAGTATAGATTTGTCAGTTTTTATTTAGTCTGAGTTGAACCAGAGACATTCAAAGAAAGAACAGAAATTTCACagaaattcaaagtgctttgtctctgttcaaaacacaaaaatatgacttaaatttggcaaaaacactcaaaatatttacaaaatgttcACAAAATCACGTTCCCTCGCTCATCGTTGGCTCCACACATTATCAACACCATTCAACACGGGTAAATGCAAACATGATCCAAAAAGTCCCAAAGAAACAATGATGAAGAGATGTGGTTAAAACAACATCAAGAATACGCACAGTCACCGAAACAGACGACACTGACCTGAAGGAATCTGAAACCAGATTTTGTACAGAAATGTTGTCTTTTGTAAGGTTCAGGTTAGGGTAAAATACAGTGACAATTGGGCTAAGGcaccacaaatatatatatataaacaaaaaaaacaaaacaattttgtaaagataaaaaaaaaaaaaaaaaaaaaaaaaaaaaaattgtgggGAGTAAAATAGTGATCAAGATGGTTGTATTTCATGTAACATCAGAATGCACATATGGCAAactacattacattttaaaatacaaactggGCCAATATGCAAATTTTTGTTTCTCCTTTGAAAATTTAAATTCC
The sequence above is drawn from the Periophthalmus magnuspinnatus isolate fPerMag1 chromosome 5, fPerMag1.2.pri, whole genome shotgun sequence genome and encodes:
- the emx3 gene encoding empty spiracles homeobox 3 codes for the protein MFPGPSPRKAFSIEALVGKSCSGPGLGSGHGPARVQEEPLRPTALRFTDALHAVSAAGAFGGARLFPTGHDVMLHEPGTHTHTPLHALQVPPQTHAGLGFYPGSWLLRGRYLTHRFAGEEASPENLLLHGPFSRKPKRIRTAFSPSQLLRLERAFEKNHYVVGAERKQLASGLCLTETQVKVWFQNRRTKHKRQKLEEECPEQQKRKGSQHVSRWRAATQQGSEEVDVISED